One region of Nycticebus coucang isolate mNycCou1 chromosome 10, mNycCou1.pri, whole genome shotgun sequence genomic DNA includes:
- the SHISA4 gene encoding protein shisa-4 yields the protein MPPAGLRETAPLAAIVLLVLGAPLALAGEDCLWYLDRNGSWHPGFNCEFFTFCCGTCYQRYCCRDLTLLITERQQKHCLAFSPKTIAGIASAVILFVAVVATTICCFLCSCCYLYRRRQQLQSPFEGQEIPMTGIPVQPVYPYPQDPKAGPAPPQPGFMYPPSGPAPHYPLYPAGPPIYNPAAPPPYMPPQPSHPGA from the exons ATGCCACCTGCGGGGCTCCGCGAGACCGCACCGCTGGCAGCGATCGTTCTGTTGGTGCTGGGGGCTCCTTTGG CGCTGGCGGGCGAAGATTGCCTGTGGTACCTGGACCGGAATGGCTCCTGGCATCCGGGGTTTAACTGCGAGTTCTTCACCTTCTGCTGCGGGACCTGCTACCAGCGGTACTGCTGCAGGGACCTGACCCTGCTCATCACCGAGAGGCAGCAGAAGCACTGCCTGGCCTTCAG TCCTAAGACCATAGCAGGCATCGCCTCAGCTGTGATCCTCTTTGTTGCTGTGGTTGCCACCACCATCTGCTGCTTCCTCTGTTCCTGTTGCTACCTGTACCGCCGGCGCCAACAGCTCCAGAGTCCATTTGAAG GCCAGGAGATTCCAATGACAGGCATCCCAGTACAGCCAGTATACCCATACCCCCAGGACCCCAAAGCTGGCCCTGCACCCCCACAGCCTGGCTTCATGTACCCACCTAGTGGCCCTGCTCCACACTACCCACTGTACCCAGCTGGGCCCCCGATCTACAATCCTGCAG CTCCTCCTCCCTACATGCCACCTCAGCCCTCTCACCCAGGAGCCTGA